GTTCATTTGGAAGCATTTGCGCCCGCATATCGTGGCGCAAATCGGCGGCGAACAGTTGTGTCATTGCAAAGCCCTCTCAGCAGGATATTCGACTAGCTTACGCCCCCTATTGCCAAAATGAACACTGTCCTGCAGAAATGTAGTCACATCCTTCCCGTAGATTCGAGAATTATCAGGCAAAATGACTGACGAGCTAGACACCTACGATACCGCGATATTGAAAGCTGTATCTGCCAACGGTCGCATAACCGTGACGGACCTTGCCGAACAGATCAACCTTTCCAAATCGCCGACCCAGACGCGGCTGCGCAGGTTGGAAAAAGCCGGCTTCATCCGCGGATATACAGCCCAGCTTAACCCGATCAAGCTGGGGTTGGCCCATATCGCCTTTGTGGAAGTCAAGCTGGACGACACACGTGAGAAGGCCCTGAAAGCCTTCAACGACGCCGTCCTGAAGGTCCCGGAAATTGAGCAGTGCCACATGATCGCGGGCAAGTTTGATTATCTGCTCAAGGTGCGCACCTCGGACATGCAAACATACCGCCGGATACTTGGCGAACGTGTCAGCGCCCTGCCCCATGTTGCCCACACCTCGACCCATGTGGTGATGGAAGCAGTAAAGGAAGAGGCAATCTAAGGCGCGCCCTTTACTTCCCTGCCCTTTCGCGGCACCTCGGGTGTGCGACGTGAACGGAGAGACCATGGCCAAGGCTATCATGATTCAGGGGGCAGGCTCGAACGTGGGCAAGTCCATGGTCGTCGCGGGTCTATGCCGCGTGTTTGCGCGCCGAGGCCTGACCGTGCGGCCTTTCAAGCCCCAGAACATGTCGAACAACGCCGCAGTCACGTCAGACGGCGGCGAAATCGGACGAGCGCAAGCGTTGCAGGCGCTCGCTTGCGGAGTTGTACCGCACACCGATATGAATCCCGTGCTGCTCAAGCCCGAAAGCGATGTAGGGGCGCAAGTGATCGTCCAAGGCAAGCGGTTTGCCACGCTGAAAGCCCGCGACTACGCCAAAGCCAAACCGCAGCTTTTGTCGAAAACGTTGGAGAGTTTTCACCGCCTTGCGCAAACTGCCGACTTAATTGTGGTCGAGGGCGCCGGAAGCCCCGCCGAAATCAACCTACGCGCCGGCGACATCGCGAATATGGGCTTCGCCGAGGCTGCGGACATTCCCGTAATCCTTGTCGGCGATATCGACCGCGGCGGCGTCATCGCCCAAATCGTCGGCACCCATGCGGTGCTGCCAAATGGGGACCGAGATCGCATTAAAGCGTTTATGATCAACAAGTTTCGCGGAGATGTCAGCCTGTTCGACGACGGGATGGTCGAGATCGAGAATCGCACGGACTGGGCCGCTTTGGGGGTCCTGCCTTGGTTCGCGGACGCGTGGCAGCTTCCGGCAGAGGATGTGATGGACATCACTTCGACCTCGCGCAGCGGCGACGTCTTGAAGATTGTGGTACCCAAGCTGTCTCGCATTGCGAATTTCGACGACCTTGACCCGCTGGCGATGGAGCCAGGTGTGTCCGTGGAGATTATCGAAGCGGGACGCCCGCTGCCCGGCGATGCCGATCTGGTGCTAATCCCAGGGTCGAAATCGACCATGGGCGATCTGGCATATTTTTGCGCCCAAGGATGGGACATCGACCTGTTCGCGCATGTGCGGCGCGGCGGGCATGTTCTGGGCATCTGCGGCGGTTATCAGATGCTGGGACTCACCATATCTGACCCCGACGGAATAGAAGGCGCGGAAGGCTCTGTGGCGGGTTTGGGTCTTTTGGACG
Above is a window of Litoreibacter janthinus DNA encoding:
- a CDS encoding Lrp/AsnC family transcriptional regulator — protein: MTDELDTYDTAILKAVSANGRITVTDLAEQINLSKSPTQTRLRRLEKAGFIRGYTAQLNPIKLGLAHIAFVEVKLDDTREKALKAFNDAVLKVPEIEQCHMIAGKFDYLLKVRTSDMQTYRRILGERVSALPHVAHTSTHVVMEAVKEEAI
- a CDS encoding cobyric acid synthase: MAKAIMIQGAGSNVGKSMVVAGLCRVFARRGLTVRPFKPQNMSNNAAVTSDGGEIGRAQALQALACGVVPHTDMNPVLLKPESDVGAQVIVQGKRFATLKARDYAKAKPQLLSKTLESFHRLAQTADLIVVEGAGSPAEINLRAGDIANMGFAEAADIPVILVGDIDRGGVIAQIVGTHAVLPNGDRDRIKAFMINKFRGDVSLFDDGMVEIENRTDWAALGVLPWFADAWQLPAEDVMDITSTSRSGDVLKIVVPKLSRIANFDDLDPLAMEPGVSVEIIEAGRPLPGDADLVLIPGSKSTMGDLAYFCAQGWDIDLFAHVRRGGHVLGICGGYQMLGLTISDPDGIEGAEGSVAGLGLLDVETTMAPFKRLADVQGQHLASEANVSGYEIHIGTTEGADTQRPWLQIDGAMAGASSADGKVEGCYIHGLFTSDTFRRAYLEKLGGASQVNDYGASVETALEALADHLQAHLDIEALFDLAQDIPAPSPVSG